A DNA window from Hevea brasiliensis isolate MT/VB/25A 57/8 chromosome 2, ASM3005281v1, whole genome shotgun sequence contains the following coding sequences:
- the LOC110661061 gene encoding auxin-responsive protein SAUR32: MQSSIVIMGSGEKSLRNFHLHLPHLHHHHHHGNNKKQAKDVPKGCLAVKVGQGEEQQRFVVPVIYFNHPLFMQLLKEAEEEYGFDQKGTITIPCHVEEFRYVQGMIDKEKSLHHHHHVGCFRV, encoded by the coding sequence ATGCAGTCATCGATCGTTATAATGGGTAGTGGAGAGAAGAGTCTAAGGAATTTTCACCTACACTTGcctcatcttcatcatcatcatcatcatgggAATAACAAGAAGCAAGCGAAAGACGTTCCGAAAGGTTGTTTGGCAGTCAAGGTGGGCCAGGGAGAGGAACAGCAGAGATTTGTGGTGCCTGTGATATACTTCAATCACCCACTGTTCATGCAATTACTAAAGGAAGCTGAAGAAGAATATGGGTTTGATCAGAAGGGTACGATCACCATACCTTGCCATGTGGAGGAGTTTAGGTATGTTCAGGGAATGATTGATAAAGAAAAATCCCTTCATCACCACCATCATGTTGGGTGTTTTAGggtttga